ATTTAAAGCTTAAATATGAGGTTAAAGCCGATAATGAACTTGAAAAGGCTTCTGAAATTGAGATAAACTTAATTGAAATTGAAGCGGATGAAACAGGTTTTAAGATTGATGGCAAGCAATTGATTTTAAAAGGACTGGCGAAAACAGCAGACAATTATGAGACTAATGAGTTTTCACAAACTTTTGAAAAAACTATTGAAACTCCCGAAATCGTTTTGAAAAAATATTTGGAAATGAAAAAGTGAGTTTTGATATTTTTTTATTTTTATCTTTTTTGATTTAGTGTTTCACACTCTTTTTATATCCTTTTTTTTGAGTTTTTTTCTGTTTGAAAATAATTAAGATAGGGTCTCTCCAAAACTTTTTATGGTATTTTTCTCATATGTTAGTATGTAAATAGCATCTCACTAAATAAATTTCAAGGAGCGTTTAAAATGAAAATGCATAAGATTTGTCCAAGATGCGGATCAAGAAATGTTGATTGGATTATTCCTCAAAACTGGTCTCAGTGCATTTGCAGGGACTGTGATTATACTGGTCCAATTATTGAAGGAAACGATGAATTAGCAGAAGAAATTCATGAATCATTCATTGAATCTTTAAAAGATAGCGAATAATAGGATATGGAACGGAAAATATCTGGGGAATACATTAAAGTAACGGATATTGCTTGAAGAACATTTTCCTCTCACGTTAATTTTTAAAATCATTGATTTCGACAATTTTAATTTCCATTTAATAGTGAAAATGTTTAAAACATGATGATGCATGTACATGAATATATTCCTATTGATAAAATAAATAACATCTATTTGTTATATTGATTATAGCTTTCATAAAAATCATGTTTTCATCTACTTTTATTATTTTACTCATAAACTTCTTTGCATAAATTGGGTGCTGATTTTGAGTAATGCTAAACATTATGTGGGATGAAGCGCAGGGGATTTTCAGGTAAATTTTGATGGTTGTGTTTTCACTTTTGAAAAATAATAATTGTGATGATTTAATGGTGGTGTTAAAGTAAATCATCTCGGATTTGCTTTAATAACTGTTTGGCATCTTCTTTTTTAATGTCTTTTGACTGGCGAATAAAATCAATCAGTTGGTCTTTGGTTTTGTTATCTAAACCGGATTCGGCCAGAGTTTGGGCATAATTTCGTTTAGGATAATATGTTTTTTTGGCAATTGTGGATAACTCCTCTTTTTCCTGGGTGGTGATGATGTTTTCACACATTGCATTTTCAAAAACATAATTCATATTAATCAACGGTTCGGATAACGCTTCCAGGCTATCGCTGTCAAGCATTACTGCAACATCATCATCTGAATCAACTTTACCGCTTGCATATTGTTCATAGACATAGCCTACTCCAATCATTCCGAGACTGTCAAGTTCAGATGCTCTAAGTGCACCCATGCTTGAAGCTCCGTAAACTTTGACTCCGCTTTTAATCACTTTAAGAATTTCTTTATGCCCCACTGCTGAGTTCTGATGAAATACTCCGTCAATTATTCCTATAATGTCGGGATTTTCTTTTAAAGCAAGATTCAAGTCGCCTCTTTTTATGGGTCTTTTATAAACTACTTCAATGTCATCGCAGCTATCTAAAATATCTTTTGCTTCACTGAATGGAAGTGATAATCCTGTGTAAATTATGATTTTGGTCATGTTATCATACTTTTAAAAATCTGTATCCTGCCCTTGACTGGTCAATTGCGTAAAGTTCCATTTCAGGAATGATTATACGAACAACGCTGATGTCCAATTCCGGTCTTGTCAAATCGGCATATAATATTTTTTCAATGTCATTGGCAATCAGTTCATCTTTAACGATTTCAATATCCTCGGTAATGGATGTTGTTGACCTGTTTTCAATATCTGACAAATCAATTTGATTTTCTTCCTGTCTGAAGTAATATTTGTTGATTCTTTTCATACGTTCATATCCTGCTTCACGCGCAAAATCTGCTCGAACGGTATCTTCACGGGCACCGTTTATCTGTGTGGCTCTGCTTTGTGCAACTTCGGTCAATGCCCTTAAAATTGCAACTTCCGGATCGAGATGTGTTCCCATTCCCAAAGTCAAAAGTCCTGCATCTTTGGTAACTGTATCATCAGCAGATGCTGCGATTGTCGGAACATTAATGTCTGCAGTAAAATCCATAAGTTTGATTTTTATTCCTTCACTTTCGAATTTATCAATTGTGTCGTTAACGATATCGCTTTCTATTGTATCCAAATCGATTTGGGCGTAATTTTTATGGGTTAGCTCGAAAATGCTCCATGCATCTCTTTCAATGACTTCAAATATTCCATGCAGTATTGCTTCTTCCAGAACATTTCCTGAAGCCAGACCATTGGTATTTGACTTAAACAGGCTTCTGGCCTGGGGATTAGTAATGTATGGATGATATATTGCATTTGTCGGAATGTAATAATCATTATTGGAGATTATGTCATGAGCTATACTCCATTCCAGTTTAAAATCTGAAATGTCTTCCTTTTCAAGTTCCTTTGGAAGATTTAGGGATTTCGGATTTATATATTCTC
The uncultured Methanobrevibacter sp. genome window above contains:
- a CDS encoding YcaO-related McrA-glycine thioamidation protein, which gives rise to MTNELTYFKGTHRVIAPKRTIEINEDKLKVAGITRIADITDLDRIGLPIYTAIRPTAEDGAVSIYGGKGIEKDHAKASAMMEGFERYSAERQDSDESIIATLDEISEKGEYINPKSLNLPKELEKEDISDFKLEWSIAHDIISNNDYYIPTNAIYHPYITNPQARSLFKSNTNGLASGNVLEEAILHGIFEVIERDAWSIFELTHKNYAQIDLDTIESDIVNDTIDKFESEGIKIKLMDFTADINVPTIAASADDTVTKDAGLLTLGMGTHLDPEVAILRALTEVAQSRATQINGAREDTVRADFAREAGYERMKRINKYYFRQEENQIDLSDIENRSTTSITEDIEIVKDELIANDIEKILYADLTRPELDISVVRIIIPEMELYAIDQSRAGYRFLKV
- a CDS encoding TfuA-related McrA-glycine thioamidation protein, which encodes MTKIIIYTGLSLPFSEAKDILDSCDDIEVVYKRPIKRGDLNLALKENPDIIGIIDGVFHQNSAVGHKEILKVIKSGVKVYGASSMGALRASELDSLGMIGVGYVYEQYASGKVDSDDDVAVMLDSDSLEALSEPLINMNYVFENAMCENIITTQEKEELSTIAKKTYYPKRNYAQTLAESGLDNKTKDQLIDFIRQSKDIKKEDAKQLLKQIRDDLL